CTTTCCAATTGCGAAGACCGGTTTTCTTTCGGATGTTAGTGCTGAATTTAAAAAGGCATTCATTGCCAAATTGGTTGATGAATTCCCAGCATCTACAATTATTCAGAAAAATAATGCTTTTGTGATTTATCCCGCGAATGTGATTGAATTTCGAGATCCTCTAAAAGTTGATTCGCTACTTAAAAGCGATTCAGTCTTTTCTTGGATTACGCAGACGGATACAGCTTCTTTGGACACTAATTATTATACATCATCTGATATGATGGTTGAATATACGGTAACTGATCCAGATGGACTTTCAGGCCGTGACACTGTTCTCTTCTCAATTACTCCAATCAATGACTCACCCGTTTGGGCTGGATTGCGGGACACGGTTGTTAAAGAGAATGATTCACTCTATATAGATTTTGCCAACTATTTAACGGATGTGGATGATTCTACCCTGACTTTAACAATCCTCCCTCTGTCTTATGATGCTAATGTAACGGTTGAACCAACCAAAACATTTGAGAAGAAGGCAACCGGTTATGTCTATTCCAGCAATGCTAGGAAGGATACAGTAAAGTTTAAACCATCTGCCTTGTGGTTTAAAAAAGATTCCGGGCCGTGGAATCCAAGCGATACAACTAGCAACCAGATTAAATTTCAAATTACGGCCGCTGATGGCGATACATCTGCAATAGATACATTTATTGTCAGAGTCCAGCGTGTACCGCGTCCTGAGATCAGCATGTACGTTGTCCAAAACAATGCGTTTACCAATTACTATGAGATTTTTCTCATAGACTCGGTTGGTAAAACTAAGGACCTTACACTTAAAGTTCAGTCTAAATCAGTGACACTGGATAAGGCGGCCGCGTTTACTTATGTGGGCCATTACGATTTCAAAACAAAAGGAACGTATACTTTTGAAGTTGATGCTAAGGGATTAGTTGGTGATACAGTAATTACCCAAAATCTTGGCTTAGCACTTGCAAAGATGTATGGAACTTGGTCCGGAAAAAGTGCCGATGGTCAATTCAATGTGATTGGTGGATCTGGTGCTGTTGATTTTGATCAATCTATCATGATATTGGATTCTACTCTTTTTGAACCTTATTTCAATGATCGCGCGTCTTATTTACTGGGGAATGAAGCCTTTCGATTCAAAAAGTCTGTAGAAATATCCCTGCCCGGAGATGATGAAGAAATGGCCTTATATCAACGTTCAATAGGTAGTGGGTGGATAGAATTACCTTCAATTACACAAGGAAATCGTGTGTTGGCATATACCCAAAAAATGGGTTATTTCCGAATGGGACCGAAGACCTTGATTGTGCCGGGACAAACATCTCTACAACAAAATTATCCAAATCCATTCAACCCAGTCACAACCATAATGTATGATTTGGGATTCATTGACGGTCCTTTCCAAAGAGTGAACATGACTGTTTATGATATTTTGGGAAGAAATGTAAAAACCTTGGTGAACCAGCAACAAGGTATTGGGCGTTATCGCGTCAAATGGAATGGGAGAGATCAAAATGGTGTACCAGTTGCTTCTGGTGTTTATTTTGTTCATCTGCTCACAGATATGGGTCGCAGTCAAACTAAAAAGATTATGTTAATGCGATGATAAATCGTTTCCATAAACCAACCCTTTTATTCATCATGGCAATAGGATTGCTCACCGTGGATGCTTGTCGTAAGAAATATTATGCTACCGCAGAAGACATGGCAGAATACGGATGGGTTTTGTACGAAACTAAAGATTACCTTAACAGCAATACATGGTTTCAAGACGCGGCTGCCAATGATAAAGATTGGAAAGATAGTTATAATGGATTGGGTTGGTCCTATGCTAAACTGATGGTTTTGGATAGTAGTATTGCCCATTTTAATACTGGATTATCCAAAAAACAGGATAAGTGGAATCTCACAGATGTTCAATCCGAAATTCTGGCCGGACTTACATTTGCCCATCACGCCAATGGTAAAGATACAAAAGCAATTCAATACGGTCGTGCTTTTCTAGATTCTACAGCAAAACCATTAACCGCCGGATGGATTTTTACCCATGATTCATTGCTCAACCATCTGGATGTCCGAATTACATTAGCGGCTTCTTATTATTCAGTAGGAAAATTTGATTCTACCATTTTACAGGTCACTGTTATTTTGGATTCCTTAAATTCAAGTGAATTACCTGTAACCGATACATCATTGGTTGGTCGAAAAGATATGGCCAAGCAGATCATGACTCTCCAAGATTATCTCTTGGCAAAATAACTCCCCTTGAAACAAGCCCATGAATACTGGATGAAGCAGGCTCTTGTCCAAGCAGAAAAGGCCTATAAGGCTGAAGAAATCCCTGTTGGTGCTATTGTGGTTTATGAAGAAAAAATTATAGGTCGGGGATACAATCAAAGAGAACGATTGAATGACCCCACAGCACATGCTGAAATTATTGCTATAACGGCGGCGGCAAATACACTTGGGGATTGGCGTCTTAACAAATGTTCTCTTTATGTAACAAAAGAACCATGTCCTATGTGCGCAGGTGCCATAGTAAATGCAAGACTAGAGATGGTCATATTTGGATGTTATGACGAAGAGGCTGGATGTTGTGGCTCCTTATATCAATTATGTGGCGATCCCCGTTTTAAAACTAAAGTGGCTGTTAAAGGTGGCGTTTTGGAAAAACAATCACTTTCTATAATTCAGGACTTTTTCAAAGTCCGTAGAATTATGTAATTTCACGTCGCGAATTTTTGGAGAGATGGCAGAGTCTGGCTGAATGCGCTGCACTCGAAATGCAGTTTACACTTGTGTAACGGGGGTTCGAATCCCTCTCTCTCCGCATTGCTATTAATAATAACAAAAAGATTATAATGAAACACTTATTGAAAATTACCCCAATCTTATTTATACTTATTTCGTGCTCAGCGCCGATTTCTGTCGATGATTTAAATGGAGAGGACGGTATCGCAATCGACCCTAAGACAAGTCAGCCATATTCCGGCGAAGCATTTTTAAATTTTTATGATGGCTCAAAAAGAATGGCTGGCAATTATGAGAATGGAGTAAAATCGGGTGATTGGACCTATTACGTAAAAGGTAATGAAGACAAATTTTATATTCTTAATTTTATTGATGGAAAAATTATTTCAGCTAATTATAATGAAGGTGATAGAAGATGGGATGGAACACCTGTTGAACATTCACCGGATTCACTCATGGCAGATGGTCGTTACTTTGTTCAAGAGTTAGATGTTTATAATTTTAATTTATCCCCAAAAGTATACGTGCAATTGATGCAGAATAATCCACAAGGGAATTTGACCCGCTGGTGGGAGAATAATCAAATGTATTCAGATGGCTATTTTGCAAATGGAACACGAAATGGCCAATTTACATGGTGGTATAAAAGCGGTGCCAAAAAAGAAAATTCAACTTGGGACAATGGTCAACAGGTAGGCACGACATCCCAGTGGTGGGAAAATGGGAAAAAATTCGCAGAAGCAAGATATAAAAAAGGTGCTTTATCGGGTAAGTTAGTTTGGTGGTATGAGGATGGTCAGAAAAAAGAAGAAGTGAATTTTATAGATGGTAAACGAGATGGCCTTGCCTATTGGTGGTATTCGAATGGGAATAAAAAAGGCTTCGCAGATGTTTCAGCCGGGTTAGGGAAAATTACAATGTTTGCTTTGGATGGTTCTCATTCAAAACAATATGAAGTTAAAAGTAACCAAATATTTTGTTCTTCAGGAGAAATTCTATTTTCAATTGATAAAGTTTCTAATTCAGGAGAATTACCCATGGGAGATGGCACGTGCGATTGTGCTGACTGTTCCGACGAAAATAATAACTGAATTGGCCGAATTTAAAATATAAAATCCTCTGATATAGTCATTGGTGATTCCTGTTGCAAAAGGGTATTTTTCCTTCCTGCTCTTATGCGCAATTTTCTATTCATCTTAACAATTTTATCGGCACAACTTTTTGCCGATGATCATTCCATTGCTGTTTTGGATTTCACCGGTGAAGGTATCCATGTATCAGAATTAAAAACTCTGAGTGAGCAATTTCGGATAGAATTATTAAAACAAGATTCACTTAGGGTAATGGATTATAATGATATGGCCCTCGTGTTGTCGAACGCGGGTTATGAGAAACCGGAATGTACTACAATGGAATGTGCCGTTATCATTTCTATGCTTTTAGAGCGAGAATGGATGGCGAAAATTCATATAGCTAAAATTGGTGAAGTTTATGTTTCAGAAGGTAGATTATTCGATTCTAATTCAGGTCGTGTAATCAATGTGGTTAACTATGACCATGAACTTTCCATGGAGGGGTTAATTTCCCGTGGGATGCATAATCTAGCTGAAATGCTCATGTCAACTCGAATACCTATGGATATTCATACAGGAAAAAATTTAGTATATATAAAAACAAAACCTAAAGGCGCCATGGTTCGTGTTGGTAGAGATACTTTAAATGGCGTCACACCTATGCCGCTAGATCGAGTTGTTTTTGAAAGCCGTCCCATAATATTATTAAAGACTGGATTTGAACCCTACCGACTGAAATACCTTCCTGAAGATGACTCTGACGTTATTTTTGTGGAACTTCAGCATTCGGTTCTTCAAATTGGTACTTTAGTATTTCCCAATCCAGTCCCGGAAGATATCGCTATTGTGTCTGAAGATGGTGAAGACCGTTTTTTAATTGACGAAGGTGCTCTAGAGGTGAAACAGCTGACCGCAGGAAAATATACCCTTGAGTCGAAAGAATTTATCATTAATGATGGTGACTTTAGAATTCGTCATAGGCGGACGACCCATGTTTCTCCAGTTTTTCATAGGGTTTTAGATGTTGAGAAAGATAGGGACCGATATAAACTGAAACGCAATCTACTTATTGGAACTATAATATTAAGTGTAGGGACTCGAGGCTATTTGCAGTTTAAGTCGGGGCAGTTATATAATGATTATAGCAGCGAGAATCCCGAGAGCGATATTCGTCATAAAAAAATTGAACAACTGGATCAGATGAAACCAATTATGGATGGAATCTCTCTTCTCCCTGTTTTTCCAATCATTTATTATCATGCAAAATATTTGAAAATGAATCGGCGGCTAGAACAACGATGAAGAAATTTATCTATATGTTGTTAGTTTTAATGGCTTGTGAAGATGTAAAGCGCGTCTGGGATAATCCTTATGATCCTCGTAGCGATAAAAGTTTATGGACACCTGACAGTTTGACTATTAATCAAAGGTCTCCCGATGAGATTGAATTGTCATGGTTCAGGAAAGGTCGCGATTTTGACGGATTTATAATTGATAAAAAGGTAGGAGAAGGGGAATGGCAGGATACAGTCGCAAAAGTGTGGGATTCCCTATATATTTGGGTTGATAAGCTCGATTTAAAGGAAGTTGTGAAAAACCCAGTTGAATATACTTATCAACTGTATGCCTTTGCCGATTCAAATGTTTCCAATAAAGTAAGTGCAAAGATTAAACCGGTATCACCAGGCCCGCCAGATAAAGTAAATGTCATATCAGTTACATATACAAATGAGCCCAAAATGACAATTACATGGGCCCTGTCTATAGATGGTGATTTTGCCAAATATAATTTATATCAAGCCAAAGATAGCACTGGAACGCAATCACTTATACAATCCTACAATAATAAAACTATTATTACCCATATTATGACTACTTTTGATCCTACAATTGAGAATTGGTTTTGGGTTGAGGTAGAAGATTCCACGGGCCAAAAAACAAAGGGTGTAGGTAAGGGACATACGGCCGATTCACCACCAATGGCTGCTGTTCTTGATAGTGTTACTTATGCAAGTGGATTTTTCAATTTGAAATGGTCAAAATCAAATATATCTGATTTTGATGGATATATTATTCAACAAACAAATATTAGCGGAGAAATCGTTATCTTTAGTGTGAATGAGCCTATTCAAGCCAATACGGGAAGTTTGATGCCCGTGAACCCGGATGAAGAACAATTTTTTAAAGTCGTTATTAAAGATATATGGGGACAAACCACTATTTCCAATATTCGAAGCGCCTCATCTTTCCAACGCATTGTTAAAGTGGATAACCTCACCAATAGCGGTGATAAACTCACTATTTTTAACAGAGGACCTATTTTGAACTTTACTCATGAATTTGTTAAAGATAATTCTGGTAATCCCGTAAATGCGTATTTCCCAGTTTGGATTCAAAATGGTAATAAAGTATTCGCCTTGAATAATAACGGCCCGGGCCTTGTGGTGAATAAAGATGGTTCTAACCTGAGAATTATGATTGGTGAAGAAGCGCAGAATTATGCTTTTAATCCTGACCAATCTTTTGTCGTTTATACCGGGATTGATCATAATATATATTTGGCTAATTTAAACAAAGATGTTTCTCCATCACAATTAACTGCCACGACGAACAATGAATGGTATGGCGATCCTGAATTTATTGAAAACGGAGATCGTATTCTTTATTGGCAACGGCAACATCAATCCAATAATAATGTAGGAGTAACAGATATTTTTTCAATGGATTTGGATGGGAAAAATGTAAAACAGATTACTCAGGCGCAAAACTTTGATAAACTTATTATGCCTCGTATGTCTCCAGACGGAACTAAGATACTTTACGTCAAAGAAGGGGATGGCCTTTACATTTTGAATTATCCTAATGAATCTATCGGCGTACCGGTAACCAAAAGTGATGGTGAAAAAATCATCCCCGAAACCAGTAAATATTTCAAAAATATGCGCTGGTCTTCGGATAGTAAAAAA
The Candidatus Neomarinimicrobiota bacterium DNA segment above includes these coding regions:
- a CDS encoding nucleoside deaminase, which gives rise to MKQALVQAEKAYKAEEIPVGAIVVYEEKIIGRGYNQRERLNDPTAHAEIIAITAAANTLGDWRLNKCSLYVTKEPCPMCAGAIVNARLEMVIFGCYDEEAGCCGSLYQLCGDPRFKTKVAVKGGVLEKQSLSIIQDFFKVRRIM